A window of Solea senegalensis isolate Sse05_10M linkage group LG20, IFAPA_SoseM_1, whole genome shotgun sequence contains these coding sequences:
- the LOC122786452 gene encoding gap junction beta-4 protein-like yields the protein MNWGFLEGLLSGVNKYSTALGRIWLAIVFIFRLLVFLVACEKVWGDEQKDFDCNTRQPGCYNVCYDHYFPVSHTRLWALQLIFVTCPSLLVTLHVAYREDRERKHRLKHGEDCTPLYHNTGKKRGGLWWTYFLSLLFKVAVDTLFVFLVFYIYEATFFPPVIKCSEDPCPNVVDCFIARPTEKRIFTVFMVVTSIVCIVLTLCEIVYLCGKRFWECCGGGSPSARENSLMMTRTHLNGKEDSLRKEAAPETAKMFDGKSEKASSAPAYSIAVS from the exons ATGAACTGGGGATTCCTCGAGGGTCTCCTTAGCGGGGTGAACAAGTACTCGACAGCATTAGGTCGTATCTGGCTggccattgttttcattttcaggctTTTGGTTTTCCTGGTGGCCTGTGAGAAGGTGTGGGGCGACGAGCAGAAGGACTTCGACTGCAACACCCGGCAGCCCGGTTGCTACAACGTCTGCTATGACCACTACTTCCCCGTGTCCCACACTCGCCTCTGGGCTCTCCAGCTGATCTTTGTCACCTGCCCGTCCCTCCTTGTCACTCTGCACGTGGCCTACAGAGAAGACCGCGAGCGCAAGCACCGGCTGAAGCACGGAGAAGACTGCACCCCTTTGTACCACAACACGGGCAAGAAGCGAGGGGGTCTCTGGTGGACCTACTTCCTCAGCCTGCTGTTCAAGGTAGCGGTGGACACTCTGTTTGTCTTCCTTGTCTTCTACATCTATGAGGCCACTTTCTTCCCTCCAGTCATCAAATGTAGTGAAGACCCATGCCCGAATGTGGTGGACTGCTTCATTGCCAG GCCAACAGAGAAGAGGATTTTCACCGTCTTCATGGTGGTGACCAGCATTGTGTGCATCGTCCTCACTCTCTGTGAGATCGTCTACCTGTGTGGGAAGAGGTTCTGGGAGTGTTGTGGAGGAGGGTCTCCCTCCGCGAGGGAAAACTCCTTAATGATGACCAGAACTCATCTAAACGGGAAGGAAGACTCGCTGCGCAAGGAAGCGGCCCCCGAGACGGCCAAGATGTTTGACGGAAAATCGGAGAAAGCGAGCTCAGCCCCGGCGTACAGCATCGCCGTCTCCTGA
- the LOC122786463 gene encoding gap junction beta-3 protein-like, whose amino-acid sequence MDWKFLQGLLSGVNKYSTAFGRIWLSVVFVFRVLVYVVAAERVWSDDQGHFDCNTRQPGCTNICYDYFFPISHIRLWALQLIFVTCPSFMVVLHVAYREERERKYRRKHGEDSRLYDNPGQKHGGLWWTYLMSLFIKTTFEILFLYVLHYIYDSFKLPRRVQCDVSPCPNLVDCFVSRPTEKTVFTYFMVGASVACVVLNICEVLYLIASRVVNLKRRGSAYTSSKRVHPRVNCDGCQSTFPP is encoded by the coding sequence ATGGATTGGAAGTTTCTTCAGGGTCTTCTCAGTGGAGTCAACAAGTACTCCACTGCCTTTGGTCGAATCTGGCTCTCGGTGGTGTTCGTCTTCCGCGTGTTGGTCTACGTCGTGGCCGCTGAGCGCGTTTGGAGCGACGACCAGGGACACTTTGACTGCAACACCCGCCAGCCTGGCTGCACCAACATCTGCTACGATTACTTCTTCCCCATCTCTCACATTCGCCTGTGGGCCCTCCAGCTCATCTTCGTCACCTGCCCTTCGTTCATGGTGGTGTTGCACGTGGCCTACCGAGAAGAGCGGGAACGCAAGTACCGGCGGAAGCACGGCGAGGACTCTCGGCTGTATGACAACCCCGGCCAAAAGCACGGCGGCCTCTGGTGGACGTATCTGATGAGCCTGTTCATCAAAACCACCTTTGAGATCCTGTTTCTCTACGTGCTCCACTACATCTACGATAGCTTCAAGCTGCCCAGGAGAGTCCAGTGTGACGTCAGTCCCTGTCCTAATTTAGTTGACTGCTTTGTGTCCCGGCCCACTGAGAAGACCGTCTTCACCTACTTCATGGTCGGGGCGTCTGTTGCGTGTGTTGTGCTCAACATTTGTGAGGTTCTGTATCTGATTGCGTCGCGAGTGGTGAATCTGAAACGTCGAGGCTCCGCCTACACTTCATCGAAAAGGGTCCACCCTCGCGTGAACTGTGATGGCTGCCAGTCTACTTTTCCACCTTAG
- the LOC122786462 gene encoding transmembrane protein 54-like isoform X2 — protein sequence MPGTGVCCSRLEEPKALMKMGLCMVLIGHVNFLLGALVHGVVLRHINLHKQARAMEYAISNVVALTSGLVGIVVGIVAIVLSKNKRSRILTWTLFIVSLVASLVAAASAIGLGVSVVRAIMHGGRSLLTHCRFPDAIGYSSITNECPFDPTRIYSTTLILWLPLIVTCVVQMVFCAQCFAVCVRFLGLSCCTNRKTPKDYGRAINVVRPIESAAPSRYSEPPRRSNAPPTRYAEPPQRSAAPPRQQQQQQQQRQQQQRPLPPPQHPPRLYQSLPPAERRPLHPPHRERSGGDSRSGRDSRSGRDSRSGRDSRPSSQQSAPEQHQLLERGTLERSSFWI from the exons ATGCCTGGCACAG GAGTGTGTTGTTCCAGGCTGGAGGAGCCGAAGGCCCTGATGAAGATGGGCCTGTGCATGGTCCTCATCGGCCACgtcaacttcctgttgggagcTCTGGTGCACGGCGTGGTGCTCAGACACATCAACCTCCACAAGCAGGCGCGGGCCATGGAGTATGCCATCTCCAATGTAGTGGCTCTCACCTCTGGCCTGGTG gGAATAGTTGTGGGCATCGTGGCCATTGTTCTGTCCAAAAACAAGAGGAGCAGAATTCTG ACGTGGACGCTTTTCATCGTCAGTTTGGTCGCATCGCTCGTGGCGGCAGCTTCAGCCATTGGACTCGGCGTGTCTGTGGTGAGGGCCATCATGCACGGTGGGCGGAGCCTCCTGACTCACTGCCGCTTCCCCGACGCCATTGGCTACTCCAGCATCACCAACGAGTGTCCTTTTGACCCCACCCGTATCTAT agCACCACTCTGATCCTGTGGCTGCCTCTGATCGTGACCTGCGTCGTCCAGATGGTGTTTTGTGCCCAGTGCTTTGCTGTGTGCGTCAGATTCCTCGGTCTGTCCTGCTGCACTAACAGGAAAACACCCAAAGACTACGGCAGAGCG ATCAACGTGGTCCGGCCTATTGAGAGCGCTGCCCCCTCTCGCTATTCTGAACCGCCGAGACGCAGCAACGCACCCCCGACACGCTACGCTGAACCTCCGCAACGAAGCGCCGCGCCtccgaggcagcagcagcagcagcagcagcagcggcagcagcagcagagacctCTTCCCCCTCCACAGCATCCTCCACGTCTGTACCAGAGTCTCCCGCCCGCTGAGAGACGGCCTCTTCACCCGCCGCACAGGGAGAG GTCCGGCGGAGACTCGAGGTCCGGCAGAGACTCGAGGTCCGGCAGAGACTCGAGGTCCGGCAGAGACTCGAGGCCCAGCAGCCAGCAGAGTGCACCGGAGCAACATCAGCTGCTGGAGAGAGGTACGCTGGAGAGGTCCAGCTTCTGGATTTAG
- the LOC122786462 gene encoding keratinocyte-associated protein 3-like isoform X1, whose translation MPGTGVCCSRLEEPKALMKMGLCMVLIGHVNFLLGALVHGVVLRHINLHKQARAMEYAISNVVALTSGLVGIVVGIVAIVLSKNKRSRILTWTLFIVSLVASLVAAASAIGLGVSVVRAIMHGGRSLLTHCRFPDAIGYSSITNECPFDPTRIYSTTLILWLPLIVTCVVQMVFCAQCFAVCVRFLGLSCCTNRKTPKDYGRAINVVRPIESAAPSRYSEPPRRSNAPPTRYAEPPQRSAAPPRQQQQQQQQRQQQQRPLPPPQHPPRLYQSLPPAERRPLHPPHRERSGGDSRSGGDSRSGGDSRSGRDSRSGRDSRSGRDSRPSSQQSAPEQHQLLERGTLERSSFWI comes from the exons ATGCCTGGCACAG GAGTGTGTTGTTCCAGGCTGGAGGAGCCGAAGGCCCTGATGAAGATGGGCCTGTGCATGGTCCTCATCGGCCACgtcaacttcctgttgggagcTCTGGTGCACGGCGTGGTGCTCAGACACATCAACCTCCACAAGCAGGCGCGGGCCATGGAGTATGCCATCTCCAATGTAGTGGCTCTCACCTCTGGCCTGGTG gGAATAGTTGTGGGCATCGTGGCCATTGTTCTGTCCAAAAACAAGAGGAGCAGAATTCTG ACGTGGACGCTTTTCATCGTCAGTTTGGTCGCATCGCTCGTGGCGGCAGCTTCAGCCATTGGACTCGGCGTGTCTGTGGTGAGGGCCATCATGCACGGTGGGCGGAGCCTCCTGACTCACTGCCGCTTCCCCGACGCCATTGGCTACTCCAGCATCACCAACGAGTGTCCTTTTGACCCCACCCGTATCTAT agCACCACTCTGATCCTGTGGCTGCCTCTGATCGTGACCTGCGTCGTCCAGATGGTGTTTTGTGCCCAGTGCTTTGCTGTGTGCGTCAGATTCCTCGGTCTGTCCTGCTGCACTAACAGGAAAACACCCAAAGACTACGGCAGAGCG ATCAACGTGGTCCGGCCTATTGAGAGCGCTGCCCCCTCTCGCTATTCTGAACCGCCGAGACGCAGCAACGCACCCCCGACACGCTACGCTGAACCTCCGCAACGAAGCGCCGCGCCtccgaggcagcagcagcagcagcagcagcagcggcagcagcagcagagacctCTTCCCCCTCCACAGCATCCTCCACGTCTGTACCAGAGTCTCCCGCCCGCTGAGAGACGGCCTCTTCACCCGCCGCACAGGGAGAGGTCCGGCGGAGACTCGAGGTCCGGCGGAGACTCGAGGTCCGGCGGAGACTCGAGGTCCGGCAGAGACTCGAGGTCCGGCAGAGACTCGAGGTCCGGCAGAGACTCGAGGCCCAGCAGCCAGCAGAGTGCACCGGAGCAACATCAGCTGCTGGAGAGAGGTACGCTGGAGAGGTCCAGCTTCTGGATTTAG
- the LOC122786462 gene encoding transmembrane protein 54-like isoform X3 — MPGTGVCCSRLEEPKALMKMGLCMVLIGHVNFLLGALVHGVVLRHINLHKQARAMEYAISNVVALTSGLVGIVVGIVAIVLSKNKRSRILTWTLFIVSLVASLVAAASAIGLGVSVVRAIMHGGRSLLTHCRFPDAIGYSSITNECPFDPTRIYSTTLILWLPLIVTCVVQMVFCAQCFAVCVRFLGLSCCTNRKTPKDYGRAINVVRPIESAAPSRYSEPPRRSNAPPTRYAEPPQRSAAPPRQQQQQQQQRQQQQRPLPPPQHPPRLYQSLPPAERRPLHPPHRERSGGDSRSGGDSRSGGDSRSGRDSRPSSQQSAPEQHQLLERGTLERSSFWI; from the exons ATGCCTGGCACAG GAGTGTGTTGTTCCAGGCTGGAGGAGCCGAAGGCCCTGATGAAGATGGGCCTGTGCATGGTCCTCATCGGCCACgtcaacttcctgttgggagcTCTGGTGCACGGCGTGGTGCTCAGACACATCAACCTCCACAAGCAGGCGCGGGCCATGGAGTATGCCATCTCCAATGTAGTGGCTCTCACCTCTGGCCTGGTG gGAATAGTTGTGGGCATCGTGGCCATTGTTCTGTCCAAAAACAAGAGGAGCAGAATTCTG ACGTGGACGCTTTTCATCGTCAGTTTGGTCGCATCGCTCGTGGCGGCAGCTTCAGCCATTGGACTCGGCGTGTCTGTGGTGAGGGCCATCATGCACGGTGGGCGGAGCCTCCTGACTCACTGCCGCTTCCCCGACGCCATTGGCTACTCCAGCATCACCAACGAGTGTCCTTTTGACCCCACCCGTATCTAT agCACCACTCTGATCCTGTGGCTGCCTCTGATCGTGACCTGCGTCGTCCAGATGGTGTTTTGTGCCCAGTGCTTTGCTGTGTGCGTCAGATTCCTCGGTCTGTCCTGCTGCACTAACAGGAAAACACCCAAAGACTACGGCAGAGCG ATCAACGTGGTCCGGCCTATTGAGAGCGCTGCCCCCTCTCGCTATTCTGAACCGCCGAGACGCAGCAACGCACCCCCGACACGCTACGCTGAACCTCCGCAACGAAGCGCCGCGCCtccgaggcagcagcagcagcagcagcagcagcggcagcagcagcagagacctCTTCCCCCTCCACAGCATCCTCCACGTCTGTACCAGAGTCTCCCGCCCGCTGAGAGACGGCCTCTTCACCCGCCGCACAGGGAGAGGTCCGGCGGAGACTCGAGGTCCGGCGGAGACTCGAGGTCCGGCGGAGACTCGAGGTCCGGCAGAGACTCGAG GCCCAGCAGCCAGCAGAGTGCACCGGAGCAACATCAGCTGCTGGAGAGAGGTACGCTGGAGAGGTCCAGCTTCTGGATTTAG